Below is a window of Leptidea sinapis chromosome 28, ilLepSina1.1, whole genome shotgun sequence DNA.
TTGCTATCCAAAATCACTCCAAGATCCCGAATCTGCTCAACTTGCTTAAGAGGtgtatcatttattttgtatactaTATCTTTACAGCTATTTAGCCTTTTTCTGGAAAATCTCACATGAAAACATTTCTCAGCATTTAATACCATAAGGTTACATTTACACCAGTAAGCTAATCCATTTAAATCCTCCTGAAGCTTTTCAGAGTCGCTTATAGAATTCACACATCTGGCAATTTTTAAATCGTccgcaaataaataacattctgAATGATGGATATTTGTACATAGgtcattaataaacaaattaaataaaataggacCGAGATGggagccttgtggtacaccaGTTGTCATTGAATATGTGAATGATTTGAATCCATTTACTGCCACTATACCAGATCTATTTGCAAGGTATGAACTGAACCATCTAAGAAGGCTATTTCCGATTCCCGACGCAGCAAGTTTTTCGGTTAAGATTGAATGGTTAACTCGATCGAACGCCTTGCTGAGATCAGTGTATATGACGTCCACAGAAGATCTAGAGTCTACGGTTTTAGAAATGCTTTCAACAAAAGATACCAAATTAGTAGCGGTAGACTTATTCGCTAAGAAACCGTGCTGATGAGTAGTTATAATATGTCTTAAATGCCATGTGAGTACTTTGCAAACAAATTTTTCAAATACCTTGCCTAATATCGGTAATATTGAGATTGGCCTATAGTTACTTACCATTTCCCTGCCACCTGATTTGTAGATTGGTACTACGCGGGCTTGCTTCCATCGTAACGGGAAGACACCGCAAGTTAAGGATTTATTATAGATCTTTTCCAGTGGATATGATAAGGGTTCTGCACACTTGACAATGAATAATGCTGGTATGTTATCACAGCCTGCTcctttgtatatatttaatccCTTTAAAAGTTTAGTGATATCTTCACGGGAAATTTCACAtgataataaagtattacaatTAACTGCATTGTCCCGCCTAGGATAACTATGAGTAGCAACATGCTTATATATTGAGGAGAAGTTGGAAGCAAACAAATCACAGACTGCTTTACCATTAGAAGCTGATTTATCATTCAAAAACATTTCGCTGGGAtacgcatttttatttttatttctagttttgaCGTGTGACCAAAAGATTTTTGGATTGTACTTCAAAGATTCCTCAAGCCTTACTATGTATGATTTGTAACAGATATTCTGAAGCTTAGAGCaacgattttttaataaattaaatgtgattttatcgagtggatttttgtattttttaactttaagatGCCAGCTATACTTCTCTTTTAATAGCCGTATTAAGTCCTTAGAAAACCAAGGCGGATACTTTTTATAACATGATCTTGACATTGGGACATATTGACGTATCAGATTGTCTACTATACCATAGAAAATATCTAGCATTTCATCCACTGATAAATTACCACTAAATTTGTTATTCCAATCTATCATATTAAGTTCATTAATAATTCTTATATAATCTGCTTTAAAAAAATTCGGTCTAGTATGTACTGTAGATAccaaaataaatagatttttcaacacactttcTAGTAAAGTGCCTTATTAGATCGTTCTTAGGGCCATTAACCGAACACAGACGTGCATCATATATAAGACACTAGTGtataatagaattatccctTCAAAGTTAAGTGAGTACCTAACtccaaattattattaccttatcatttttaatttgtatagcattgtaatcattttgaaatatatatttttaggcATGTGGgacgttaaattaaaaaatattgaagctatttaataaaacaataaatacagaCAGCTGCTGAAAATGTTTTCAATGCGAACTATAAATAATTGAcccaaaacaaatatatatattacctatGAGCACCAAACCCAATAACAGAGTCTCCATACAACATCCCTAAAGCGCGAGCCGTCTCAGAGTTATTGAGTAACGGCTTGTCATTGAAGTAAACCTTCTTTAGTTTGTTCGCCGCGTGTTCAGAAGGTTCCGGAAGCAAAAAGGGTATGGGCGCAGCTTCCACCCAGTTAGAAGTAAGCCGGTTGAAGTAGGTGCTGTTGTTGAGGACCACTGTAataagcaatttttatttatattataaatatttatcattcaaacaaaacaaatcttataactatatttacaatactacgactacataaaattaaaactatcattacgtggaagcgtaccaagaatactggcagcattaccgcgttggatagcaaggctgatccgttgaccgaaatagctgccagcgcttgggtttccagtagccttatcgaggcgcgaagatagtatttaattataaattataaattaatagtttattgaagataatgaaacattttttcttCCAGATTGCATGACTCCTTCTTCACCTTACGTCAAAAGTCACTTCAGTGTGCCTATGTCacccatcatgttcacgaagcatcctaaCACAAACAATGCATTctagctctaaaggttgatgcatccaaaaatcgataatttatatttatacagttaacatttataattcaataacctattaaataatatttaattattacaatatacaaatgacttaataattaattacgctatttatataaataataataaaataaaacttaaataatctaacaaaattaattaattacaaatagaaaatataattaagatcgctatcggcaggtaaggtgcccatgaagctggcaacgttacctctatgtatagccaaacttatcctttgacaaaGGTACGTatcagatcttgggtcacctgttaaatcggttagacgcctggatagctcttttacgagtttttgtgccgatgaaccccaaggacccatcgtctccaccccaaagggaacaaatatgtatccatcaccaagtgatgcatatttcctccgctttaggttttcggcagattccgccgctgcacctcccgctctagatgaatgttcaatatgagagggggctagcgtgtccacacaagtcgcatcccacaccagtgGCTTTCCACGACTCCAAAGAATCAACGTCATGCCATCAGGCCTCTTACCATCATCACGTGAAATTCCATTCGGCTCTAGGATAGCCGGCACGTTGACGGAAGTAAAGGCCCGGCGCAAGACGTCGTTTAAGGCGGCACGGCGTGAGAGACGTTATGCATTTTATAcggttaattatttattactttttatgaaatactatatataaaatttaaacacgactcatatattggatgcagtaccttacaatttaatttgttttgtatattacagcaattgtaaaatactctaattgattgaaaagagtggccgttgagtttctcgtatgttcttctcacgagctcaacttctTACAAATAAGtaaatggtaaattcagtacaatatttgtagtgaagatttaaaagcgcttagtttaagcttaattaaataaagttactttgattttgactttatGTGTTGGCTCTTCTACATTCAGCAGTCTTTTATTCCAAACAGGAAACACATAGGCGCCGGTGATAACTTACCGGTATGTTTTTCGTAACCTCTTACTGCTTTTTATAGAATAAGGGATATACaagtgatttaagttttctttagtgttaattcctgaAACTCAACTGAACtcagtctcatgccagattttggcgagacaacacgtcctgaggatgcctcgtgtagaggcgaaacacgtgtcaaattgttttaaagacaaatattggcggaattaacactaaagaatacttaaatcatttgtataattatggatttccgcaaagtaacgcctaattcaataaattttctagaaTAAGGGAATAAAGCTGATTGTCCGTTCTGAAGGCCGTTCATATTCTCCGGCATCAccggaatataatattatctctcTGGGATCGGTCCCTCATGATTGAGGATCATGGTCAGCATTAGGGTTGCGTCTGGAACGGATGATCTACATTCACCGGCTTCTGTCCAGCGCGTCTCTAAGAACCGTGAAGAATTTGAGTCGAGTCTTTAATTTGGTCGATCCATCTTGTTGAAGAACAAGCCTTCGGTATTTCCACAATTACTTTCTCGAAACTTTCGTCGCACCTGCGCATTATGTGGATAAGGTGGACAAGTGTGTTTTTATTCGGAGCTGGTTCAGGATCATCCAAGGTATTCTTAACATTGGCCTCCAATACCACATCTCGAGTGCATCAAACGTTGGCCTTTCTCGGGCCAGGATTGACCACGTTTCTACTCCATACAGGAAAATAGGGCAAACTAGTGGACGTATCAGTGTATTCTTATTTTTGATACCAATTTGTCTTTTCTTCCAGATGTTGTTTAGTCGGGACATATATAAAAGGCGATATACTTTTAGCATCTTATGGGATCCTGATTCTCCTGTTGATTTCGCGGACACAGCTGCCACATAGTCCACTCTGAGTATCTCTTGGGAACTGCACTATGTGCGACAAAAATAACGCACATTGGTCTAAAATCTAAACGAAGTCTGAGAAAGATACATAAGTTCTTATTACATATGCCACATATGCTTACAATAGATTTCACTTTCTAGCCTGTAGTAATGCTCAAAGTTTGCTGCAGGTTTGCGaccaaacagctctttggaaaaGTTCTTATAATAGATGATGTAGATAGCAAAATAATGCCTCTAGGCTACGATTACGAAGTGACGTGTCTTGTGAGACATGTCACTTAGTACTGTGATACGTATCGAACATTTGTGTTGCACGGcgcaaattattatttacagtaaTTCGGAATATCGACAGTACgtaatttgtgttaaaataaatgCACGTCGATCGACCCTACTGGTCAGGTATAgtacatataaaaattaatgagttatataaatatatggaaCTTACAAAATGCTTCCCAAAAGAACTCATCCCTGGTCTGGCTTACGATGTAGGGCACCGAGTACAACTTCCCCATTTTGATGACGTCTAGGGGATGCTGCTCCAGAAACCTCTCCTGCCCGAAGTCTTGCTCCACGACCGGTAGCCAGATTAGGATGGGATCAATAGAGTAATCCtggaataatattaacatatttaatttatattgttccCCCGAAAAACCTTGCATGGTTTTTGGTGCGGACTTTTGGTTGTGCATCACATTGGTGGATACTTACACGGAAACCGTTAAGTGAGTCACCAAACTTTTGCCAGGGTACAGTTCGCAGGCAGTGCAAAAGTTGTGCAGGAGGGTCAGTCGGACAGTCGAGCAGCCGTGCCTGCTTCTCGGCAAGGTGACGCTGATGCTGCGGGATCTTCACCTGGCAGTACGGAGACCCACTCATAGACACTGCACGGTGGAACAATCCTGGATAAATGTATCACTCTtaaaatatctgaaatataATGCCTTGAAGATACGTCAATGATATAGATTGGTAAATCACATGAAGTTTTAATTATAGACTAGAAGATTATTCATGGGATATATGCCCGGTAATATTGCTGTGATTTATGGCGGTAGAGGTTTATCTATATTAAAATGAGTGCCGACTCTACCAGAGAAAGAATACCTTCCCGTGCGTCCTCGGTCGGGGGACCCGTATTCTGGAGAAGGCAAAGCTACATCTACCTGCAATGTTTCCGTGGTCTTGCTGATGCGGTAAGAGGTtgctaatttttttaataaggtaCACATTTTGCCACCTCTGGACATGGGCGACACCATATGCAGCGCCACGCTGATGGCCCCGGCGCTGTAGCCCGCGATGGTAACCAGCTCGGGGTCTCCTCCGAACGATGCTATGTTCCTCCGCACCCAGCGCAGCGCAGCCACCTGGTCCTTGAACCCGTTGTTCCCGGGGGCCAACTCGTTGCCCATACTCAGGAATCCTGTAAGAAGCAATTatctgaaataatttaaaactgcaCGACCTACTTGTATGATAAATACACTACATTTATTGATTACTATCTACTTATATGGATAGATATATAAGAAACTGAATATAAAAGGATTTCACATCTCAAGAAAGCTAACGGCTGCTAAACAGTGCATTAGttagtaattttataaaaataataaaaaccagtGTTGGTTTATGGCATTATGTTAGACAGTGAGCACTGACTTATAATACTTGACACTATCACAAAAGTagcacttaacaccaggtgacacatacgctcgttagtccttttttttatggaataggatgacaaacgagcgtacgggtcacctgttgttaagtgatcaccgccgcccaaaatctcttgcaacaccagaggaatcacaggagccttgccggcctttaaggaaggtgtacgcgctttttttgaaggtactcatgtcgtatcgtcccggaaacaccgcacaaggaagttcattccaagctccttgtaaaccgcactg
It encodes the following:
- the LOC126972966 gene encoding esterase FE4-like isoform X2 — protein: MVRAGFLYVCLLLASGCSRVTGGGEDVQAPSVKTPAGWITGSWMTSRRGRAIQAYRGIRYAEPPTGDLRFRPPVLIRQYAEAVDATADGPACPQPDIRVEQREDCLRLNVYTAANNGSKGRPVVVYVHPGGFYSVTGRSEFAGPHYLLDHDLVLVTINYRLGSLGFLSMGNELAPGNNGFKDQVAALRWVRRNIASFGGDPELVTIAGYSAGAISVALHMVSPMSRGLFHRAVSMSGSPYCQVKIPQHQRHLAEKQARLLDCPTDPPAQLLHCLRTVPWQKFGDSLNGFRDYSIDPILIWLPVVEQDFGQERFLEQHPLDVIKMGKLYSVPYIVSQTRDEFFWEAFLVLNNSTYFNRLTSNWVEAAPIPFLLPEPSEHAANKLKKVYFNDKPLLNNSETARALGMLYGDSVIGFGAHRLANLMSQNSAEPVFYYEFDYIGNNSHYRDPVSHKPVGVAHHDELIYLFSLSIAFPDIGVSSSPDSVMVDKLTSIMYNFALTG